In Chryseobacterium oranimense, a single window of DNA contains:
- a CDS encoding chaperone modulator CbpM has product MSERISREELVKIYNIEITFFDELVDVGLLNVETENEIRYLLYDDLPVFERFTNWHYDLEINLPGLEVINDMLLRIKHLKKENRDLMNKLSAINDQYEDI; this is encoded by the coding sequence ATGAGTGAAAGAATATCGCGGGAAGAACTCGTAAAAATATATAATATAGAGATCACTTTTTTTGACGAACTGGTGGATGTAGGTCTGCTGAATGTAGAAACGGAGAACGAAATCCGTTATTTACTGTATGATGATCTGCCTGTATTCGAAAGGTTTACCAACTGGCATTATGATCTGGAAATCAATCTGCCCGGTCTGGAGGTTATTAATGACATGCTGCTAAGAATAAAGCATCTGAAGAAAGAAAATCGTGACCTGATGAATAAACTTTCTGCAATAAATGATCAATATGAAGATATTTGA
- a CDS encoding DoxX family membrane protein — MKTQQDTAVFLLRIALASGFLSAVASRLNLWGAQSSGWKKFVHYTSETNSFLPQSWASVIAILSTASELSIGILLLVGYQVKGTAKCASILTLLFAVAMSISFGIKEPLDYSVFAFSAGAFLLSTFSRYEWSLDQFLHQ; from the coding sequence ATGAAAACTCAACAGGACACCGCCGTTTTTTTATTAAGGATAGCTTTGGCATCAGGATTTTTATCTGCTGTAGCCAGCAGGCTGAATCTTTGGGGAGCCCAATCTTCAGGCTGGAAAAAATTTGTTCATTACACTTCTGAAACAAATTCATTTTTACCCCAGTCATGGGCCTCTGTTATAGCAATATTGTCTACTGCTTCTGAATTATCAATTGGCATTTTGCTTCTTGTAGGTTATCAGGTAAAAGGAACAGCAAAATGCGCCTCTATTCTCACTTTATTATTTGCGGTTGCGATGAGTATTTCTTTTGGCATCAAAGAGCCTTTGGATTATTCCGTCTTCGCATTCAGCGCCGGAGCATTTCTCCTCAGTACTTTCTCCCGCTATGAATGGAGTCTGGACCAATTTCTACACCAATAA
- a CDS encoding hydroxymethylglutaryl-CoA synthase family protein — translation MTFGIEAAGYYVPSLYLEIKDLAEKRGIEPAKLEKGLGLHKMGFPDVHEDAATFAAEALLKLIKDHDLNPKDIARIYLGTESALDAAKPTASYAMQMIEKVLEKEFGERCFRTCDVVDMTFACIGAVDALHNSLDFVRVNPDKKAVVIASDYAKYELASSGEYTQGGGAVALLISSKSDLLEIENNWGIATESVFDFFKPRRSYNKEDLSSAPETFPDKIEIFTDEPVFDGQYSNQCYQDRIREAYQHYKEITGKDKPYEAWKYLIFHLPYAFHGKRVFTEIYSIENGLAYGSPDEQKTVAKSENYLNFINEKIERSQRASSEIGNMYTASIFMALLSAIQVSFDEGEDLAGAEIGFLGYGSGSKSKVFAGKISENWKAAAAKWNLFENLKNRTAIDFETYEKLHRKQLENSVNENYQGFGLKSIESENPVLKGARYYDYKY, via the coding sequence ATGACTTTTGGAATTGAGGCAGCGGGCTATTATGTGCCGTCTTTGTACTTAGAAATCAAAGACCTGGCGGAGAAAAGAGGAATTGAACCTGCAAAACTGGAAAAAGGATTAGGACTGCATAAAATGGGCTTTCCGGATGTACATGAAGATGCGGCTACATTTGCAGCGGAAGCTTTATTGAAGCTGATAAAAGATCACGATCTCAATCCCAAAGATATAGCCAGAATTTATTTGGGAACAGAAAGTGCTCTGGACGCGGCAAAACCTACAGCTTCCTATGCCATGCAGATGATAGAAAAAGTGCTCGAAAAAGAATTTGGTGAAAGATGCTTCAGGACCTGTGATGTGGTAGATATGACTTTCGCCTGCATCGGAGCAGTAGATGCTTTACACAACTCCCTCGATTTTGTAAGGGTAAACCCAGATAAAAAAGCAGTAGTTATCGCCAGCGATTATGCTAAATACGAACTGGCTTCTTCCGGAGAATACACACAGGGAGGCGGTGCCGTTGCATTATTGATTTCATCAAAATCCGATCTTCTGGAAATTGAAAACAACTGGGGTATAGCTACAGAAAGTGTTTTTGACTTTTTTAAACCCAGAAGAAGCTATAACAAGGAAGATTTAAGCTCAGCACCTGAAACTTTCCCGGATAAAATTGAAATTTTTACGGATGAACCTGTTTTTGACGGGCAGTACTCAAACCAGTGTTATCAGGACAGGATCAGGGAAGCTTATCAGCATTATAAGGAAATTACAGGAAAAGATAAGCCTTATGAAGCCTGGAAGTACCTTATTTTCCATTTGCCGTATGCATTCCACGGTAAAAGGGTATTCACGGAAATCTACAGCATTGAAAACGGACTTGCTTACGGATCTCCGGATGAACAGAAAACGGTTGCAAAATCTGAAAATTATCTGAATTTTATTAATGAAAAGATTGAAAGGTCACAGCGTGCATCTTCGGAAATTGGGAATATGTATACAGCTTCCATTTTTATGGCGCTTCTTTCGGCAATACAGGTTTCATTTGATGAAGGAGAAGACTTGGCTGGTGCTGAAATCGGCTTTTTAGGATATGGAAGCGGCTCAAAATCCAAAGTTTTTGCAGGAAAAATATCTGAAAACTGGAAAGCTGCAGCAGCTAAATGGAACTTGTTTGAAAACCTGAAAAACCGAACGGCCATTGATTTTGAAACCTACGAAAAACTGCACAGAAAACAGCTTGAAAATTCTGTTAACGAAAACTACCAAGGTTTCGGATTAAAATCTATAGAATCTGAAAATCCTGTTCTGAAAGGAGCGAGATATTACGATTATAAGTATTAA
- a CDS encoding AraC family transcriptional regulator: MNNNNKFLLNTPELKKESQLLNLVENQTKFNLNNCEFSIYETHKAAFGVKLHFENIAFTAMLRGKKHMKLDNKTNYFDYFPGESVLVAPGETMVIDFPEADIAPTQCISLSLNPEFIENSLNYLNYNLPKADETSQWNIQLDEFFLFNNQSLASATNNIMRIAMDDNSQKDIMADFALKELLIRLMQTQARSMVEKNIAKNKSRIGFAVDYIRKNLHQKLSIESIAKLAYVSKSNFFKMFKDELGTSPNDFILQERINRAKELLAGQISIKETAYQTGFSDTNYFTRVFKQLVGVTPKSYQNGKIFFE, encoded by the coding sequence ATGAATAACAATAATAAATTTTTATTAAATACTCCTGAATTAAAGAAGGAGAGCCAGTTATTGAACCTTGTTGAAAACCAGACAAAATTCAATCTAAACAACTGTGAATTTAGCATATACGAAACCCACAAGGCCGCTTTCGGGGTTAAGCTTCATTTTGAAAACATTGCTTTTACTGCTATGCTGAGAGGCAAAAAACATATGAAGCTGGATAATAAAACGAATTACTTCGATTATTTCCCGGGAGAAAGCGTTCTTGTTGCCCCGGGTGAAACTATGGTGATCGATTTCCCTGAAGCAGATATAGCACCAACCCAATGTATTTCTTTAAGTCTCAATCCTGAGTTTATAGAAAATTCTCTTAATTATTTAAATTACAACCTTCCCAAAGCAGATGAAACTTCACAGTGGAATATCCAGCTGGATGAGTTCTTTCTTTTTAACAATCAATCTTTGGCTTCTGCTACCAATAATATCATGAGAATTGCCATGGATGACAATTCCCAGAAGGATATCATGGCAGATTTCGCACTGAAAGAACTGTTAATCAGATTGATGCAGACCCAAGCCAGAAGCATGGTAGAAAAGAATATTGCCAAAAATAAATCAAGGATAGGTTTTGCTGTAGATTATATAAGGAAAAACCTTCATCAGAAGCTTTCTATTGAAAGTATTGCGAAGCTGGCTTATGTAAGCAAATCCAACTTTTTTAAGATGTTCAAAGATGAGCTGGGAACCTCACCCAATGATTTTATCCTGCAGGAAAGAATCAACAGGGCTAAAGAGTTATTGGCCGGGCAGATCAGTATAAAGGAAACTGCTTACCAAACAGGGTTTTCGGATACAAATTATTTTACAAGAGTGTTTAAGCAGCTTGTAGGAGTTACTCCGAAAAGTTATCAAAATGGCAAAATATTTTTTGAATAA
- a CDS encoding J domain-containing protein, producing MAYIDYYKILGVDKSATQDDIKKAYRKLARKLHPDLNPDDKEAERKFKELNEANEVLSNPENRAKYDKYGENWKHGEEYEKAQQQQRQYQQQNYGGGGFSGADFGEGEDFSDFFQSMFGGAGGGFGRSSRGSSSGKFKGQDVHAELNLNLKDAAHTHPQTFEINGKKVRITIPAGVYDGQQIKLKGHGNPGFNGGPNGDLYITFNIPVDPNFERIGDDLKTKVSIDLYTAVLGGDVKVNTLDGSVNLKVKPETQNGTTVRLKGKGFPVYKKEGQSGDLFVTYEVKLPTGLTDRQKELFEQLKNS from the coding sequence ATGGCTTATATAGATTACTATAAAATTCTAGGCGTAGATAAAAGCGCAACCCAGGATGACATTAAAAAAGCTTATCGAAAACTGGCAAGAAAGCTCCATCCTGATCTTAATCCCGACGACAAAGAAGCGGAGAGAAAATTCAAGGAACTGAATGAAGCCAATGAAGTCCTCAGCAACCCTGAGAACCGTGCTAAATATGATAAGTACGGAGAGAACTGGAAACATGGCGAAGAATACGAAAAAGCCCAGCAGCAGCAAAGACAATACCAGCAGCAAAACTATGGCGGCGGCGGATTTTCCGGTGCCGATTTCGGTGAAGGTGAAGATTTTTCAGATTTTTTCCAGAGTATGTTTGGCGGTGCAGGAGGAGGTTTTGGCAGAAGTTCAAGAGGGAGCTCCTCAGGGAAGTTTAAGGGCCAGGATGTTCATGCCGAACTGAATTTAAACTTAAAAGATGCTGCACATACCCATCCGCAGACTTTTGAGATCAATGGTAAAAAAGTAAGGATCACGATTCCTGCAGGGGTTTATGATGGCCAACAGATCAAGCTGAAAGGTCATGGTAATCCCGGTTTTAACGGAGGCCCGAACGGCGATTTGTACATCACCTTCAATATTCCTGTCGATCCCAATTTTGAAAGAATAGGTGATGATCTGAAAACAAAAGTTTCAATAGATCTGTATACCGCAGTTTTGGGAGGCGATGTAAAAGTGAATACACTGGATGGAAGCGTTAATCTCAAAGTAAAACCCGAAACACAGAATGGAACAACAGTAAGGCTGAAAGGAAAAGGATTTCCGGTATATAAGAAAGAAGGACAGTCCGGAGATCTTTTTGTAACGTATGAGGTAAAATTACCTACTGGTTTAACGGACAGACAGAAAGAACTTTTTGAACAACTTAAAAATTCCTAA
- a CDS encoding DUF779 domain-containing protein, which translates to METTISRLSATEKALDVIFELENKYGALMFYQAGGCCEGTQPQCFEKGGFFPRMNDAMIGTINGHEFWIDRDLFEYWQYSHFTLDVTDGFGPGGFSLETPLGKTFKVHYRLFTPEEYKNLEPVKRSE; encoded by the coding sequence ATGGAAACCACAATATCAAGGCTATCGGCTACAGAAAAAGCACTGGACGTTATTTTCGAACTGGAAAATAAATATGGTGCGCTGATGTTTTACCAGGCAGGAGGGTGCTGCGAAGGAACTCAGCCGCAATGTTTCGAGAAAGGCGGATTTTTTCCCCGTATGAATGATGCCATGATTGGTACCATTAACGGACATGAATTCTGGATCGACCGTGATTTATTCGAATATTGGCAATATTCACACTTTACGCTAGATGTTACTGACGGTTTCGGACCGGGGGGATTTTCTCTGGAAACGCCTTTAGGCAAAACATTCAAAGTTCATTACAGGCTTTTTACCCCTGAAGAATATAAAAATTTAGAGCCTGTAAAACGAAGCGAATAA
- a CDS encoding ELKS/Rab6-interacting/CAST family protein: protein MKKTLSVLGLAICGLLFSQDVPFSKLYSYGDPVNYYLGSYPVTGSAGLDINWYGGVRLRTSTGVGLQLLENGNVGIGTSTPTAKFDVNFGNEPKSIRFFQPSTTLNPVDTLISSLMFTWYNNHADIGIIRGGGDNIIGLGFRFNGEEKVRFTPDGNVGIGTYAPAYKLDVVGNAQFQDIISGGSNSWIFHTPDDGRKSIHLSPKNAANTDWDWGKGLIINGENGNALIHGKFEAKEVKVTQTPTADFVFENEYDLPKLEDVEKFIKEKKHLPEIASAKVMDKDGVNIGEFQIKLLQKIEELTLYSIEQNKQIKSLQEENKTLKSQSEKIDKLEKKLEQMLAEKK from the coding sequence ATGAAAAAAACATTATCAGTTCTTGGTCTGGCTATCTGTGGATTATTATTTTCTCAGGATGTCCCATTCAGCAAATTATATAGTTATGGAGATCCTGTAAATTATTATTTAGGCAGTTATCCTGTAACGGGCTCTGCCGGATTAGATATTAATTGGTATGGAGGAGTAAGGCTTCGTACCTCTACGGGAGTAGGTCTTCAATTATTAGAAAACGGGAACGTTGGAATCGGGACTTCAACACCGACAGCTAAATTCGATGTGAATTTTGGAAACGAACCAAAGTCAATCAGATTCTTTCAGCCTTCTACAACATTAAACCCTGTTGATACGTTGATTTCTTCTCTTATGTTTACATGGTATAATAATCATGCAGATATAGGCATTATTAGAGGAGGTGGAGATAATATTATTGGGCTTGGATTCAGGTTTAATGGTGAGGAAAAAGTAAGATTTACACCTGATGGGAATGTAGGAATTGGTACTTATGCTCCTGCATATAAATTGGATGTTGTGGGGAATGCTCAATTTCAAGATATTATAAGTGGTGGGTCAAACTCCTGGATTTTCCATACTCCTGATGATGGTAGGAAGTCAATACATCTTTCCCCAAAAAATGCTGCGAATACTGATTGGGATTGGGGGAAAGGGCTTATTATAAATGGAGAAAATGGAAATGCTCTAATACACGGTAAATTTGAAGCAAAAGAAGTGAAAGTAACCCAGACGCCAACCGCAGATTTTGTATTTGAAAATGAATATGATCTTCCAAAACTGGAAGATGTTGAAAAGTTTATAAAGGAAAAGAAGCATTTGCCGGAGATTGCTTCAGCAAAAGTGATGGACAAAGATGGAGTGAATATCGGAGAATTTCAAATTAAACTTTTACAAAAAATCGAAGAACTTACCCTTTATTCTATAGAGCAGAATAAGCAGATCAAAAGCCTCCAGGAAGAAAATAAAACTTTGAAATCTCAATCTGAGAAAATTGATAAATTGGAAAAGAAACTAGAGCAGATGCTTGCTGAAAAGAAATAA
- a CDS encoding aldehyde dehydrogenase family protein produces the protein MSTMTEPKSETAFQWPEFKNKYDNYIDGKFTPPVNGQYFNVVSPVNGKNFTQVAHSSKEDLELAVNAADKAFQTWKNTSSTERSIILNKIADRIEQNLEYLAIVETIDNGKAVRETLAADLPLAIDHFRYFASVIRAEEGSHNELDKDTVSLIVHEPLGVIAQIIPWNFPILMAVWKLAPALAAGNCVVLKPAESTPVSIMVLMEIIGDLLPAGVINIVNGFGAELGRALVTNPKVSKAAFTGSTATGRLVMQYATENIIPVTLELGGKSPNVFFSSVMDADDEFLDKAIEGAVLFALNQGEICTCPSRLLVQEDIADAFIEKVIERVKAIKVGNPLDKTVMMGAQASQIQKDKILSYIQLGKEEGAEVLVGGDVNNVGEDLEDGFYIQPTIFKGNNRMRIFQEEIFGPVLAFTTFKDEEEGIKIANDTIYGLGAGVWTRDAHQLYNVPRQIQAGRVWVNQYHSYPAGAPFGGYKQSGIGRENHKMMLDHYRQTKNMLISYNKNKLGFF, from the coding sequence ATGAGCACTATGACAGAACCGAAATCAGAGACCGCTTTTCAGTGGCCTGAATTCAAAAACAAATACGATAATTATATTGATGGGAAGTTTACACCTCCCGTAAACGGACAGTACTTCAATGTAGTTTCCCCGGTGAACGGTAAAAATTTCACTCAGGTAGCCCATTCTTCCAAAGAAGATCTGGAGCTGGCTGTAAATGCAGCTGACAAAGCATTCCAAACCTGGAAAAATACTTCATCCACAGAAAGAAGCATTATACTCAATAAAATAGCAGACAGGATAGAACAGAATCTTGAATACCTTGCCATTGTTGAAACCATAGACAACGGGAAGGCAGTAAGAGAAACATTAGCGGCAGATTTACCTCTTGCTATAGACCATTTCAGGTATTTTGCCTCTGTAATCCGTGCGGAAGAAGGTTCTCACAATGAACTTGATAAAGACACAGTTTCCCTGATAGTTCACGAACCATTGGGGGTAATAGCGCAGATAATCCCTTGGAACTTCCCAATATTGATGGCGGTATGGAAGCTGGCTCCGGCTCTTGCTGCAGGAAACTGCGTGGTATTGAAACCTGCAGAAAGTACTCCGGTTTCAATCATGGTTTTAATGGAAATCATCGGAGACCTTTTACCTGCCGGGGTCATTAATATAGTGAATGGCTTCGGAGCCGAATTAGGAAGAGCTTTGGTAACCAACCCCAAAGTGTCAAAGGCAGCATTCACGGGCTCTACTGCTACAGGGCGTCTTGTAATGCAGTATGCAACAGAAAATATCATCCCTGTTACCCTTGAGCTGGGCGGAAAATCTCCGAATGTTTTCTTCAGCTCGGTAATGGATGCAGATGATGAATTCCTGGATAAAGCTATTGAAGGAGCAGTTCTTTTTGCGCTGAATCAGGGAGAGATTTGTACTTGTCCTTCCAGATTGCTGGTTCAGGAAGATATTGCAGATGCATTCATTGAAAAAGTAATTGAAAGAGTGAAAGCCATCAAAGTAGGGAATCCGCTTGATAAAACGGTGATGATGGGGGCTCAGGCTTCACAGATTCAGAAAGACAAAATTCTGTCCTATATCCAGCTTGGAAAAGAAGAGGGGGCAGAGGTTCTTGTAGGTGGAGATGTAAATAATGTTGGAGAAGACTTAGAGGATGGTTTCTATATCCAGCCGACCATTTTTAAAGGAAATAACAGAATGAGAATCTTTCAGGAAGAGATTTTTGGTCCAGTGCTGGCCTTTACAACCTTCAAGGACGAAGAAGAAGGTATAAAAATAGCCAATGATACCATTTATGGGCTTGGAGCGGGAGTCTGGACCAGAGATGCTCATCAGCTGTACAATGTTCCGCGCCAGATTCAGGCTGGAAGAGTGTGGGTAAACCAATACCATTCATATCCTGCAGGAGCGCCTTTCGGGGGATACAAGCAGTCGGGTATAGGTAGAGAAAACCATAAAATGATGCTGGATCATTACCGTCAGACCAAAAATATGCTGATCTCCTACAACAAAAACAAATTAGGTTTCTTTTAA
- the adhP gene encoding alcohol dehydrogenase AdhP yields MIPKTMKAAVVQGYGQPLKIEEVPVREPGRYEVLVKVIACGVCHTDLHAVDGDWPAKPKMPLIPGHEGVGIVVACGPEAHVKEGDAVGVPWLYSACGCCDYCITGWETLCEAQKNGGYSVDGGFAEYVIADSRYVGHLKSDVNFLEIAPILCAGVTVYKGLKETETRPGEWVAISGIGGLGHVAVQYAKAMGMHVAAIDVADDKLELAKKLGADLVVNAKNTDPGEYLHKEVGGMHGALITAVSPIAFKQGIDVLRRKGTIALNGLPPGSFELPIFETVLKRITVRGSIVGTRKDLQEALDFANEGLVKATVTSAKLEDINDVFDKMKKGQIDGRIVLDIAGSN; encoded by the coding sequence ATGATTCCAAAAACAATGAAAGCCGCTGTAGTTCAAGGCTACGGGCAGCCACTGAAAATAGAAGAAGTTCCGGTAAGAGAGCCCGGAAGATATGAAGTACTGGTCAAAGTTATTGCCTGTGGTGTGTGTCATACAGATCTCCATGCAGTAGATGGTGACTGGCCTGCAAAACCAAAAATGCCATTGATTCCCGGCCATGAAGGAGTAGGTATTGTCGTGGCATGCGGCCCCGAGGCACATGTGAAAGAAGGAGATGCAGTAGGTGTTCCATGGTTATACAGTGCCTGTGGATGCTGTGATTACTGTATCACCGGCTGGGAAACCCTTTGTGAAGCACAGAAAAATGGAGGCTATAGCGTAGATGGAGGCTTTGCGGAGTATGTTATTGCGGATTCAAGATATGTGGGACATTTAAAATCTGATGTTAATTTCCTGGAAATTGCCCCTATTTTGTGTGCAGGAGTAACTGTTTATAAAGGTTTAAAAGAAACGGAAACAAGACCTGGGGAGTGGGTAGCTATTTCAGGAATCGGAGGATTGGGGCACGTTGCAGTTCAGTATGCAAAAGCAATGGGAATGCATGTGGCAGCTATTGATGTAGCAGACGATAAGCTTGAACTGGCAAAGAAATTAGGAGCAGATTTGGTAGTTAATGCAAAAAATACGGATCCGGGAGAGTATCTGCATAAAGAGGTTGGCGGTATGCATGGCGCTTTAATTACAGCTGTTTCTCCGATTGCTTTCAAGCAGGGAATAGATGTACTCAGAAGAAAAGGAACGATAGCTCTTAACGGTCTTCCTCCTGGGTCCTTTGAGCTTCCAATTTTTGAAACTGTATTAAAAAGAATAACGGTGAGAGGTTCTATTGTCGGAACAAGAAAAGACCTTCAGGAAGCACTGGATTTTGCGAATGAAGGACTGGTAAAAGCAACGGTAACCTCTGCAAAGCTGGAAGACATTAATGATGTCTTTGATAAAATGAAGAAAGGTCAGATTGATGGCAGAATCGTGCTGGATATTGCCGGCTCAAATTAA
- a CDS encoding dicarboxylate/amino acid:cation symporter: MKEVLKNYSGIILLLFGIIAGSIIGITAPGIVEYIKPLGDIFLNLLFVSVVPLVFFAVSNSIASLEQQSKFGRIILVMAFTFLFFILTAAVFTICAVYLFPVSGVSGSSEVIAETASEESWGNRIVSFFTVGEFTQLFSRQNMLALLIFAFMTGFAARKSGEKGLPFRVFISSGYEVMKELLLLIMKLAPIGLGAYFAYQVATLGPQLFGFYAKPLGLYYIAGIIYFFVFFSLYAFMANGQKGIKSFWTNAVYPTLTALSTCSSFATMPANLQAASKIGIPNSIANLVIPIGTTLHKNGSSMSSIIKIYVAFLIIGRDFFDPSNLLLALGITVFVSIVAGGIPNGGYIGEMLMISVYKLPQEAIPAVMIIGTLVDPLATVLNAVGDIVAAMFVNRFVKV; encoded by the coding sequence ATGAAAGAGGTTCTTAAAAACTATTCGGGAATTATACTTTTGCTATTTGGGATTATTGCAGGAAGCATCATAGGCATTACTGCTCCGGGCATTGTAGAATATATTAAGCCTCTGGGAGATATATTTCTGAACCTGCTTTTTGTAAGTGTGGTGCCGCTTGTATTTTTTGCTGTATCTAATTCTATTGCCTCTCTGGAACAGCAATCTAAGTTTGGAAGAATCATTCTCGTTATGGCTTTTACTTTTCTGTTTTTTATTTTAACGGCGGCTGTTTTTACCATTTGTGCGGTCTATCTATTTCCTGTTTCAGGAGTTTCCGGTAGTTCAGAGGTGATTGCAGAGACTGCTTCTGAGGAAAGTTGGGGTAACAGAATAGTCAGCTTTTTTACAGTTGGAGAATTTACCCAGCTTTTTTCAAGACAAAATATGCTGGCTCTTCTTATTTTCGCCTTCATGACGGGCTTTGCAGCCAGAAAATCCGGGGAAAAAGGATTACCGTTCAGAGTATTTATTTCTTCAGGATATGAAGTGATGAAGGAATTGCTTTTATTAATCATGAAACTTGCGCCTATTGGGCTTGGAGCCTATTTTGCTTATCAGGTAGCCACTTTGGGACCCCAGTTGTTTGGATTCTATGCTAAACCTCTCGGGCTTTATTATATTGCAGGAATTATTTATTTCTTCGTCTTCTTTTCGCTGTATGCTTTTATGGCAAACGGTCAAAAGGGAATCAAAAGCTTCTGGACCAATGCAGTATACCCTACCCTTACCGCTTTAAGTACCTGCAGCAGCTTTGCCACCATGCCGGCGAATCTTCAGGCAGCTTCAAAGATAGGTATTCCAAACTCCATTGCCAATCTGGTTATTCCTATCGGGACGACGCTTCATAAAAACGGGTCTTCAATGTCGTCTATCATCAAAATATATGTGGCTTTCCTGATCATTGGAAGAGATTTTTTTGATCCTTCCAATTTGCTTCTCGCTCTGGGAATCACAGTTTTTGTAAGTATTGTGGCAGGTGGTATTCCCAATGGTGGTTATATTGGGGAAATGCTGATGATTTCGGTGTATAAATTGCCTCAGGAAGCAATTCCGGCAGTAATGATCATCGGAACTTTAGTAGATCCGCTGGCCACCGTTCTGAATGCTGTGGGAGATATTGTTGCGGCTATGTTTGTGAACCGGTTTGTGAAGGTCTGA
- a CDS encoding AraC family transcriptional regulator, which produces MIEIKKYSNQAGHPEPRRVIRYTLFWCDSGSAEILIDENIFILKTGQTITITSGQFHQLKSVDGELTALEFTLDFFCKSDSDIELIFHNGLFCHFGMNEMITVQYPAFFTETLNTIEKEILDQPYQYLISTHSLVELLLIEINRSKIANGDEIWKPDALFLKFLESVRNNFENNYQVSHFADILGTTEAKLNEVSKLHTSKTAQNVIYSLIVSEAKRLLLYEKLTVKEIAYLLGFNDPFYFSNFFKKHTSRSPKDYQKAVKEI; this is translated from the coding sequence ATGATTGAAATAAAAAAATATTCTAATCAGGCGGGGCATCCTGAGCCAAGACGGGTCATCAGATACACTTTATTCTGGTGTGATAGTGGAAGTGCTGAAATCCTGATTGACGAAAATATCTTTATTCTGAAAACCGGACAAACTATCACCATTACTTCCGGACAGTTTCATCAATTAAAATCTGTGGATGGGGAACTTACCGCGCTGGAATTTACACTTGACTTTTTCTGTAAAAGTGACAGCGATATTGAACTTATTTTTCACAACGGACTTTTTTGTCATTTCGGAATGAATGAAATGATCACCGTACAATATCCTGCCTTTTTCACTGAAACATTGAACACCATTGAAAAAGAAATTCTGGACCAGCCTTATCAATATCTGATCTCTACGCATTCTCTGGTGGAATTGCTATTGATAGAAATCAACCGCAGTAAAATTGCCAACGGTGATGAGATCTGGAAACCGGATGCTTTATTCTTAAAGTTCCTGGAAAGTGTCAGAAACAATTTTGAAAATAATTATCAGGTTTCTCATTTTGCTGATATCCTTGGAACCACTGAAGCCAAACTGAATGAGGTTTCAAAACTTCATACCAGCAAAACTGCTCAGAATGTCATCTACAGCCTTATTGTTTCTGAGGCAAAGAGACTTTTGCTCTATGAAAAATTAACGGTAAAGGAAATCGCTTATCTGCTTGGCTTCAATGATCCTTTCTACTTTTCTAATTTCTTTAAAAAACATACTTCCCGTTCTCCAAAGGATTATCAGAAGGCGGTAAAGGAGATTTAG
- a CDS encoding cupin domain-containing protein, which translates to MNTNIHDYIVKTDQKEWQPLIEKGIHYEGIFVKSLKFDPEKNRSTSILLKFDPGASYPYHNHPAGEELFIMEGDANIAGAQLEKGDYLYTPPNFKHSVKSEKGCTILFIVPEEVEIL; encoded by the coding sequence ATGAACACCAACATCCACGATTACATCGTAAAAACAGATCAGAAAGAATGGCAGCCTTTAATTGAAAAAGGAATTCATTATGAAGGTATTTTTGTGAAATCTTTAAAATTTGATCCGGAGAAAAACCGTTCTACCAGCATTCTTTTAAAATTTGACCCTGGAGCCAGTTATCCTTATCACAATCATCCCGCCGGAGAGGAACTGTTTATCATGGAAGGTGATGCAAATATTGCAGGAGCCCAGCTTGAAAAAGGAGATTATTTATACACTCCACCTAATTTTAAACACTCTGTGAAATCCGAAAAGGGTTGTACAATTCTTTTTATTGTGCCGGAAGAAGTGGAAATTCTTTAA